One stretch of Streptomyces peucetius DNA includes these proteins:
- a CDS encoding gas vesicle protein K, with translation MSSTRRPRVELDPDTVERDLARLVLTVVELLRQLMERQALRRVDTGELTEDQEERIGMTLMLLEDRMEVLRDKFGLEPGDLNIDLGPLGPLLPPGE, from the coding sequence ATGAGCAGCACCCGGCGCCCGCGGGTGGAACTCGACCCGGACACGGTGGAGCGCGACCTCGCCAGGCTGGTACTGACCGTGGTCGAACTCCTGCGGCAGCTGATGGAACGGCAGGCGCTGCGCCGGGTTGACACCGGGGAGCTCACCGAGGACCAGGAGGAGCGCATCGGCATGACGCTGATGCTGCTCGAGGACCGGATGGAGGTTCTGCGGGACAAGTTCGGGCTGGAACCGGGTGATCTGAACATCGATCTCGGACCGCTGGGCCCGCTGCTCCCGCCCGGTGAATGA
- a CDS encoding NAD(P)/FAD-dependent oxidoreductase, with translation MSTAAEQKVTGADAPARGCYDIVVVGGGAAGLSGALALARARRSVLVVDSGRPRNAPAGHVHAYLTQEGVAPGQILATGRAEVSGYGGEVVTDTVEAAERLEDGRFRLVLAGGAAVEADRLLVTTGLIDELPQVPGLTGRWGQEVLHCPYCHGYEVRDQAVGVLSTGPMAVHQALMWRQWSDDVTLFLHTGPEPDEDEYEQLAARDIAVVDGRVASVEVTDGRLSGVVLDSGKVIARQALVVAPRFTARAGFLAGLGLEVSDQEMGGVAVGTRIAADPAGATGVPGVWVAGNVADVSLQVIGAAAAGVRAGAAINADLIAEETRRAVEDRRRPREAAPAG, from the coding sequence ATGTCCACAGCAGCAGAACAGAAGGTGACCGGCGCGGACGCCCCGGCTCGCGGGTGTTACGACATCGTGGTCGTCGGCGGCGGGGCCGCCGGACTGAGTGGAGCACTGGCGCTGGCCAGGGCCCGCCGCTCGGTGCTGGTCGTCGACTCGGGCCGGCCGCGCAACGCTCCGGCCGGGCACGTCCACGCGTACCTGACGCAGGAAGGCGTGGCGCCGGGACAGATCCTGGCCACAGGCCGTGCCGAAGTGAGCGGCTACGGCGGCGAAGTCGTCACGGACACCGTCGAGGCCGCCGAGCGCCTGGAGGACGGGCGGTTCCGTCTGGTGCTCGCCGGAGGAGCGGCCGTCGAGGCGGACCGCCTGCTGGTGACGACCGGCCTGATCGACGAGCTGCCTCAGGTGCCGGGCCTGACGGGGCGGTGGGGCCAGGAGGTGCTGCACTGCCCGTACTGCCACGGGTACGAAGTGCGCGACCAGGCCGTCGGGGTGCTGTCCACCGGTCCGATGGCCGTCCACCAGGCCCTGATGTGGCGGCAGTGGAGCGACGACGTCACGCTCTTCCTGCACACCGGTCCGGAGCCGGACGAGGACGAGTACGAGCAGCTGGCCGCCCGCGACATCGCGGTGGTGGACGGGCGGGTGGCGTCCGTGGAGGTGACGGACGGCCGGCTCAGCGGCGTGGTCCTCGACAGCGGCAAGGTGATCGCGCGCCAGGCACTGGTGGTCGCCCCTCGCTTCACCGCCCGCGCCGGCTTCCTCGCCGGGCTCGGTCTCGAGGTGAGCGATCAGGAGATGGGCGGCGTGGCGGTCGGCACGCGGATCGCTGCCGACCCTGCCGGGGCGACCGGGGTGCCGGGCGTCTGGGTGGCCGGGAACGTGGCCGATGTGAGCCTGCAGGTGATCGGCGCCGCTGCGGCGGGAGTCCGGGCGGGGGCGGCGATCAACGCCGACCTGATCGCGGAGGAGACCCGCCGGGCGGTCGAGGACCGCAGGCGCCCACGTGAGGCCGCTCCGGCCGGGTGA
- a CDS encoding UdgX family uracil-DNA binding protein (This protein belongs to the uracil DNA glycosylase superfamily, members of which act in excision repair of DNA. However, it belongs more specifically to UdgX branch, whose founding member was found to bind uracil in DNA (where it does not belong), without cleaving it, appears to promote DNA repair by a pathway involving RecA, rather than base excision.): MTVSSEKEAGEGYDAGPFLPRRGGLPALRSAAAGCEGCPLFRNATQTVFGAGPSSARIVLVGEQPGDQEDRQGAPFVGPAGRLLRDALEEAGIDAKTAYFTNAVKHFKFAPAPRGKRRIHKPPSLREMSACRPWLAAELRKIGPDVVMALGATAGKALLGGSFRVSEQRGLLLPAPAWDELGRTDVSGAAGVPTEEAAAHGCVIGTIHPSAVLRADDREPVYRGLVSDLRVAADVLAV; the protein is encoded by the coding sequence GTGACCGTCAGCAGTGAGAAGGAAGCAGGGGAGGGCTACGACGCCGGTCCGTTCCTCCCGCGGCGCGGAGGCCTTCCGGCGTTGCGCAGTGCCGCGGCGGGATGTGAGGGGTGCCCGCTGTTCCGCAATGCCACGCAGACGGTGTTCGGCGCCGGGCCCTCCTCGGCCCGCATCGTGCTCGTGGGGGAGCAGCCGGGCGACCAGGAGGACCGTCAGGGGGCGCCCTTCGTCGGGCCCGCCGGCAGGCTGCTGCGCGACGCGCTCGAGGAAGCGGGCATCGACGCGAAAACGGCGTACTTCACCAACGCCGTGAAGCACTTCAAGTTCGCGCCCGCGCCCCGGGGGAAACGCCGGATCCACAAGCCGCCCAGCCTGCGGGAGATGTCCGCGTGCCGTCCGTGGCTGGCCGCCGAACTGCGCAAGATCGGACCCGATGTCGTGATGGCGCTGGGGGCCACCGCCGGCAAGGCGCTGCTCGGAGGCTCCTTCCGGGTCTCCGAGCAGCGCGGGCTGCTGCTGCCCGCACCCGCCTGGGACGAGCTCGGCCGGACGGACGTCTCGGGAGCCGCCGGGGTACCGACGGAGGAGGCCGCCGCCCACGGCTGCGTCATCGGCACGATCCACCCGTCGGCGGTGCTGCGGGCGGACGACCGTGAACCGGTGTACCGGGGGCTGGTCTCCGACCTGCGGGTCGCGGCGGACGTGCTCGCCGTCTGA
- a CDS encoding DUF3140 domain-containing protein, translating to MTDALELDALWDEFHSVVNMTSQELSAWLTTREAGEVTEPLPEGPGSPTGRHVLAVLQKRRTDLTEDDVRVMYEVVDTVQAEQEQGAAETADDTRRRHRLMTLGHDPLKAG from the coding sequence ATGACCGACGCCCTTGAACTCGACGCGCTGTGGGACGAGTTCCACAGCGTCGTCAACATGACCTCGCAGGAGCTGAGCGCCTGGCTCACCACGCGGGAGGCGGGCGAGGTGACCGAACCCCTGCCGGAGGGGCCCGGGTCCCCGACGGGGCGGCACGTCCTGGCGGTCCTGCAGAAGCGCCGCACCGATCTCACCGAGGACGACGTGCGCGTGATGTACGAGGTGGTGGACACCGTGCAGGCAGAGCAGGAGCAGGGTGCCGCCGAGACCGCCGACGACACTCGCAGGCGTCACCGGCTGATGACGCTCGGGCACGACCCGCTGAAGGCGGGCTGA
- a CDS encoding DUF6480 family protein, giving the protein MNSQSPDPDPRKTPGVPPGGTVPPGETPPGEESTGSETGPRGDQSRGWAMGPMIAIGIVVVVFAAFFLAYALVMIL; this is encoded by the coding sequence ATGAACAGTCAGAGCCCCGATCCCGACCCCCGGAAGACCCCCGGCGTTCCTCCGGGCGGCACCGTGCCACCCGGGGAGACACCGCCCGGCGAGGAGAGCACCGGTTCGGAGACCGGCCCGCGAGGGGACCAGTCGCGTGGCTGGGCCATGGGACCGATGATCGCCATCGGCATCGTCGTCGTGGTCTTCGCGGCGTTCTTCCTGGCGTACGCACTGGTCATGATCCTGTGA
- a CDS encoding DUF5709 domain-containing protein: protein MSDDAVQHEQARGDDVYQPEGSDAQNRPNDDLDMENVIGERGLDDMMVEGYSPPERPLGVGKYGTTGEEQQEGESLDQRLAQERPDVEAARGDGIGDLEGGAGEPVDEEAGGPRAGRLTPAEDPAPRRPSDTVARDVGIDGGAASAEEAAMHVTDDEELRDR from the coding sequence ATGTCCGACGATGCAGTCCAGCACGAACAGGCGCGGGGCGACGACGTCTACCAGCCGGAGGGCTCCGACGCGCAGAACCGCCCCAACGACGACCTCGACATGGAGAACGTGATCGGCGAGCGCGGACTCGACGACATGATGGTGGAAGGCTACTCACCTCCCGAGCGTCCGCTCGGCGTGGGCAAGTACGGCACCACCGGCGAGGAACAGCAGGAGGGCGAAAGCCTCGACCAGCGCCTCGCGCAGGAACGCCCCGATGTGGAGGCGGCACGGGGCGACGGCATCGGCGACCTCGAGGGCGGCGCCGGCGAGCCGGTCGACGAGGAGGCCGGCGGGCCCCGGGCCGGGCGGCTCACCCCGGCCGAGGACCCCGCCCCCCGCCGGCCGAGCGACACGGTGGCCCGTGACGTGGGCATCGACGGCGGCGCCGCGTCGGCCGAGGAGGCAGCGATGCACGTGACCGACGACGAGGAACTGCGCGACCGGTGA
- a CDS encoding phosphoribosyltransferase: protein MLFHDRREAGRELARGLLEHRDEEALGDPLVLALPRGGVPVGDEVARALGAPLDIIVARKIGAPFNPEVGVGALAGEGPPLYDERALAMLDLTADRLSPEVARERAEMHRREQLYRGARPAPDVKGRTVVVVDDGLATGVTARAALRAVRAMEPGRLVLAVPVGSPDAAEALAAEADTVVCPHRPQPFHAVGQWYEEFDQVGDDEVVAILRSHGGG from the coding sequence ATGCTTTTCCACGACCGTCGGGAGGCCGGGCGCGAACTGGCGCGCGGGCTCCTCGAGCACCGCGACGAAGAAGCCCTCGGAGATCCCCTCGTACTGGCGCTGCCACGCGGTGGCGTACCGGTCGGCGACGAGGTCGCCAGGGCGCTCGGCGCCCCGCTGGACATCATCGTGGCCCGGAAGATCGGGGCGCCGTTCAACCCGGAGGTGGGGGTCGGCGCGCTGGCCGGCGAGGGCCCTCCACTGTACGACGAGCGGGCGCTCGCCATGCTCGACCTGACGGCCGACCGGCTGAGTCCCGAGGTCGCCAGGGAACGGGCGGAAATGCACCGGCGTGAGCAGCTCTACCGGGGTGCACGGCCCGCCCCCGACGTGAAGGGCAGGACGGTCGTCGTCGTGGACGACGGGCTCGCGACCGGCGTCACGGCACGTGCGGCACTGCGTGCGGTGCGCGCCATGGAGCCGGGCCGGCTGGTGCTGGCCGTGCCGGTGGGGTCGCCGGACGCCGCGGAGGCACTGGCTGCCGAGGCGGACACGGTCGTGTGCCCGCACCGGCCGCAGCCGTTCCACGCGGTCGGGCAGTGGTACGAGGAATTCGACCAGGTCGGTGACGACGAAGTGGTCGCGATCCTGCGGAGCCACGGCGGCGGCTGA
- a CDS encoding SpoIIE family protein phosphatase/ATP-binding protein codes for MAGRYGRPRSVLRMRTVAGQVFFLQVAIVVLLVAAAMAALVFQSRAGSEREARNRSVAVAETFANSPGIEEALASPDPTAVLQPKAEAARERSGVDFIVVLNREGIRYTHPLPDRIGKKFVGDLSHARAGEVFTERITGTIGPLVQAIVPITTRDGTVIGMVSAGITIENVSGVVEEQFPLLFGAAGGVLLVATGGTALVTSRLRRQTHGLGPAEMTRMYEHHDAVLHAVREGVIIVSGDGRLLLANDEARRLLGLPADVDGVPVTELGLDPLTARLLSSGRVVTDEIFPVGERLIAVNQRSTDQHGGPPGSVATLRDTTELQDLTGRADLARGRLKLLYDAGAEIGTTLDVVRTCEELTEFAASRFADFATVDLVEAVLRGEEPTSTGAYTDMRRTAFSGSGETALYPLGHTIRFAPVTPIGRGLGQGEAVLQADLTSLAGWREQDPERARLLLEEGIHSLIAVPLRARGVILGVAMFWRGAGNPDPFEDEDLSLAEELVARAAVSVDNARRYSREHTMAVTLQRSLLPRMLPEQSALDVAYRYRPALAGLGGLGGVGGDWFDIIPLPGARVALVVGDVVGHGLHAAATMGRLRTAVHNFSSLDLPPDELMFHLDELVARIDQDETDDGADAGVTGATCIYAIYDAVSGTCSMARAGHLQPVIVRPDGTTEFADVPGGPPLGLGGLPFETLELRLPEDSRLVLYTDGLVEDREREIDEGLELLRRTLAEHAGQDPEETCETVLATLVPERPRDDIALLVGRTRVLDSGQVAEWDVPSDPSAVAGVRAAVADRLGEWGLEEESFTTELILSELVTNAIRYAAGPIRVRLIRDRALICEVSDHSSTSPHLRQAAITDEGGRGLFLVAQFADRWGTRYTADGKVIWTEQPLPGGGAV; via the coding sequence ATGGCCGGACGCTACGGCCGCCCGCGCTCGGTTCTGAGGATGCGAACTGTCGCCGGTCAGGTCTTCTTCCTGCAGGTGGCGATCGTGGTGTTGCTCGTGGCCGCGGCCATGGCGGCACTCGTCTTCCAGTCCCGTGCGGGCAGCGAACGCGAGGCACGCAACCGGTCGGTCGCCGTCGCGGAGACCTTCGCCAACTCCCCCGGAATCGAGGAGGCACTGGCGAGTCCCGATCCGACCGCGGTGCTCCAGCCCAAGGCCGAGGCGGCCCGTGAGCGTTCCGGCGTCGACTTCATCGTCGTGCTGAACCGCGAGGGCATCCGTTACACCCATCCGCTGCCGGACCGGATCGGGAAGAAGTTCGTCGGCGACCTCAGTCATGCCCGGGCCGGCGAGGTGTTCACCGAGCGGATTACCGGCACCATCGGACCGCTCGTCCAGGCGATCGTCCCGATCACCACGCGCGACGGAACCGTGATCGGCATGGTCTCCGCCGGCATCACCATCGAGAATGTCAGCGGTGTCGTCGAGGAGCAGTTCCCCCTCCTCTTCGGCGCCGCGGGCGGGGTGCTGCTGGTGGCCACCGGTGGCACGGCCCTGGTCACCAGCCGGCTGCGGCGACAGACCCATGGGCTCGGGCCTGCCGAGATGACCCGGATGTACGAACATCACGACGCGGTCCTGCACGCCGTTCGCGAGGGGGTCATCATCGTGAGCGGCGACGGCCGCCTGCTGCTCGCCAACGACGAGGCACGCCGGCTCCTCGGGCTGCCGGCGGACGTGGACGGCGTACCCGTCACGGAACTGGGTCTCGATCCGCTCACCGCGCGCCTGCTGTCCTCGGGACGTGTCGTGACCGACGAGATCTTCCCCGTCGGGGAACGGCTCATCGCCGTCAACCAGCGCTCGACGGACCAGCACGGCGGGCCGCCCGGATCCGTCGCGACCCTGCGGGACACGACGGAACTCCAGGACCTGACCGGCCGGGCCGACCTGGCCCGGGGCCGGCTCAAACTGCTCTACGACGCCGGCGCCGAGATCGGCACCACGCTGGATGTGGTCCGCACCTGCGAGGAGCTCACCGAGTTCGCCGCGTCCCGGTTCGCCGACTTCGCCACCGTCGACCTGGTGGAAGCGGTGCTGCGCGGCGAGGAGCCCACCTCCACGGGCGCGTACACCGACATGCGGCGCACCGCTTTCAGCGGCTCGGGCGAGACCGCGCTCTACCCGTTGGGGCACACGATCCGGTTCGCACCGGTCACGCCGATCGGCAGAGGGCTGGGTCAGGGCGAAGCGGTGCTCCAAGCGGATCTGACCAGCCTGGCCGGCTGGCGGGAGCAGGATCCGGAGCGCGCCCGGCTCCTGCTCGAGGAGGGGATCCACTCGCTGATCGCGGTTCCTCTGCGGGCACGGGGCGTGATCCTGGGCGTGGCCATGTTCTGGCGGGGGGCGGGCAATCCGGATCCGTTCGAGGACGAGGACCTGTCGCTGGCGGAGGAGCTGGTCGCCCGCGCGGCGGTCAGCGTCGACAACGCACGGCGCTACTCGCGGGAGCACACGATGGCGGTCACGCTGCAGCGCAGCCTGCTGCCCCGGATGCTGCCGGAGCAGAGCGCCCTCGACGTCGCGTACCGCTACCGGCCCGCGCTGGCCGGGCTCGGTGGGCTGGGCGGCGTGGGCGGCGACTGGTTCGACATCATTCCGCTGCCCGGCGCACGGGTGGCCCTCGTCGTCGGGGACGTCGTCGGCCACGGCCTCCATGCCGCCGCGACCATGGGCCGGCTGCGTACGGCCGTCCACAACTTCTCCAGCCTGGACCTGCCGCCCGACGAGCTGATGTTCCATCTGGACGAGCTGGTGGCGCGCATCGACCAGGACGAGACCGACGACGGTGCCGACGCCGGGGTCACCGGCGCCACCTGCATCTACGCCATCTACGACGCGGTGTCGGGGACCTGCAGCATGGCCCGGGCCGGGCATCTCCAGCCGGTGATCGTCCGTCCGGACGGGACCACCGAGTTCGCGGACGTGCCGGGCGGGCCGCCACTGGGGCTGGGCGGTCTGCCGTTCGAGACCCTGGAGCTGCGGCTGCCGGAGGACAGCCGGCTGGTGCTCTACACGGACGGGCTGGTCGAGGACCGGGAACGGGAGATCGACGAAGGGCTGGAGCTGCTGCGCCGCACCCTGGCCGAGCACGCCGGTCAGGATCCCGAGGAGACCTGCGAGACGGTGCTGGCCACGCTGGTGCCCGAGCGTCCGCGCGACGACATCGCGCTGCTCGTGGGACGGACGCGCGTACTGGACTCCGGGCAGGTCGCGGAGTGGGACGTGCCGTCGGATCCGTCGGCGGTGGCCGGGGTGCGGGCGGCGGTCGCCGACAGGCTCGGGGAATGGGGCCTCGAGGAGGAGTCGTTCACCACCGAGCTCATCCTCAGCGAGCTGGTCACCAACGCCATCCGCTACGCCGCGGGACCGATCCGGGTGCGGCTCATCCGGGACCGCGCACTCATCTGCGAGGTCTCCGACCACAGCAGCACCTCGCCGCATCTCAGGCAGGCGGCCATCACGGACGAGGGGGGTCGCGGGCTGTTCCTGGTCGCGCAGTTCGCCGACCGCTGGGGGACGCGCTACACGGCGGACGGCAAGGTCATCTGGACCGAGCAGCCCCTGCCGGGCGGAGGGGCCGTGTGA
- a CDS encoding class I SAM-dependent methyltransferase: protein MSSPDTQQAAPDLARQEAFAGEVVDILNKGALALLMSVGHQTGLFDTLAGLPPSTSAEIAGAADLDERYVREWLGGMVVGGIVTYEPHGETYTLPPEHAASLTAAAGPDNLAGMMPYIGLIGEVEQQVVRCFREGGGVPYSAYPRFQSLQAEETARVYDRALVDTIIPLVPGLPERLRGGIDVLDVGTGQGHAPIVLAKAYPAGRFHGLDQSEAGIEAGRADAARLGLGNVSYTVGDSTEISGRYDLITAFDVIHDLARPQATLAAIAGALREGGTFLMGDIAASSSLEKNIGHPFGPALFGFSVFYCMTTSLSTGGAGLGTVWGQETAVRMLRDAGFTEVDVRTVEGDPLNVYYVATKD, encoded by the coding sequence ATGTCGAGTCCTGACACGCAGCAGGCGGCCCCCGACCTCGCCCGGCAGGAGGCGTTCGCCGGTGAAGTCGTCGACATCCTGAACAAGGGTGCGCTGGCCCTGCTCATGAGCGTCGGCCATCAGACCGGCCTGTTCGACACCCTCGCCGGGCTGCCGCCCTCCACCAGTGCGGAGATCGCCGGGGCGGCGGATCTCGACGAGCGGTATGTGCGCGAGTGGCTGGGCGGCATGGTCGTCGGTGGCATCGTCACGTACGAGCCGCACGGCGAGACGTACACGCTGCCGCCCGAGCACGCCGCCTCCCTGACGGCCGCGGCGGGGCCGGACAACCTGGCCGGCATGATGCCGTACATCGGTCTCATCGGCGAGGTCGAGCAGCAGGTCGTGCGCTGCTTCCGCGAGGGAGGCGGCGTCCCGTACTCCGCGTATCCGAGGTTCCAGTCGCTGCAGGCCGAGGAGACGGCCCGCGTATACGACCGGGCGCTCGTCGACACCATCATCCCTCTCGTGCCGGGTCTGCCCGAACGGCTGCGCGGCGGGATCGACGTGCTCGACGTGGGCACCGGGCAGGGCCATGCGCCGATCGTGCTGGCGAAGGCGTACCCGGCCGGGCGCTTCCACGGCCTGGACCAGTCCGAGGCGGGCATCGAGGCCGGCCGCGCGGACGCGGCCCGCCTGGGGCTCGGCAACGTGAGCTACACGGTCGGCGACTCCACGGAGATCAGCGGCCGGTACGACCTGATCACCGCGTTCGACGTGATCCACGACCTGGCGAGGCCACAGGCGACGCTCGCGGCGATCGCCGGGGCGCTGCGTGAGGGCGGCACCTTCCTGATGGGAGACATCGCCGCGTCGAGCAGCCTGGAGAAGAACATCGGACACCCCTTCGGGCCCGCCCTGTTCGGCTTCTCCGTCTTCTACTGCATGACGACCTCGCTCAGCACCGGCGGCGCGGGACTCGGCACTGTCTGGGGCCAGGAGACGGCCGTCCGGATGCTGCGGGACGCCGGTTTCACCGAGGTCGACGTCCGGACCGTCGAGGGCGACCCGCTCAACGTCTACTACGTCGCCACGAAGGACTGA
- a CDS encoding GNAT family N-acetyltransferase — translation MTSPLPSNDAPGRRAGRPAAPAIRRATGADARRLTRLVRGSAAYRGHYAPMVAGYRVGPDYIEAHEVFVAADDSGRVLGFYSLVLSPPELDLMFVADEAQGLGIGRLLIEHLTGRAGTAGLDAVRIVAHPPAEGFYLSVGARRTGTVEARPPAVMWDRPELLLSVS, via the coding sequence ATGACGTCACCCCTGCCATCGAACGATGCCCCCGGGCGACGGGCCGGCCGCCCGGCGGCCCCGGCGATCCGCCGCGCGACCGGCGCGGACGCCAGGCGGCTCACCCGGCTGGTGCGGGGGTCCGCTGCCTACCGGGGGCACTACGCCCCGATGGTCGCCGGGTACCGGGTCGGCCCCGACTACATCGAGGCGCACGAGGTGTTCGTCGCGGCAGACGACAGCGGCAGAGTCCTCGGCTTCTACTCGCTGGTGCTGTCGCCGCCCGAGCTGGATCTGATGTTCGTGGCCGATGAGGCGCAGGGGCTGGGCATCGGCCGACTCCTGATCGAGCACCTGACCGGCCGGGCCGGGACGGCCGGTCTCGACGCCGTGCGCATCGTCGCGCACCCGCCCGCGGAGGGGTTCTACCTGAGCGTGGGCGCCCGGCGGACCGGCACCGTCGAGGCCCGTCCCCCGGCCGTCATGTGGGACCGCCCTGAGCTGCTGCTCTCCGTCTCCTGA
- the ligA gene encoding NAD-dependent DNA ligase LigA, producing MFDMTTSPAVTAAPAAVVADAAAYAEAVATATRAASAYYATGESPLDDDAYDRLVRGIAAYEQEHPDETSPVSPVGKVAGGAVSGDVPHTVPMLSLDNVFSPEQLVAWTASVERRTGRPVTVWSVEPKLDGLAVAARYEQGRLARLVTRGDGTAGEDVSHAIGTIAGLPQRLTEPATLEIRGEVLMTDEQFERANAARTGHGGTPFANPRNGAAGSLRARDREYTVEMTFFGYAALALPDSGAELTARLGEWAHSEVMRHVAGLGVHTAHSTPVAPRTLSATAAIQERIAEIAAARPGLPFGIDGIVIKADLAEDQAAAGSGSRAPRWAVAYKLPAVEKVTTLLGVEWNVGRTGIIAPRAVLEPVEIDGSTVTYATLHNPADITRRDLRTGDRVMVYKAGDIIPRIEAPVAHLRTGAEQPVVFPEVCPQCGSGIDTSEQRWRCVRGRDCHAVASVSYAAGRDQLDIEGLGTTRVVQLVDAGLVRDFSDLFGLTREQLLGLDRMGETSTDNLLAALDTARTRPLSRVFCALGVRGTGRSMSRRIARHFATMEHIRTADAEALQQVDGIGAEKARTVVAELAELAPLIDRLTAAGVNMTEPGATYRGAVTEGGGAGPEAGLPEGDQASPGAPARTDQDAGPLHGMTVVVTGAMTGELEKLSRNQMNELIERAGGKSSSSVSKRTSLLVAGANAGSKRDKAEQLGTRIAAPDEFAAMVAGFLDTTV from the coding sequence ATGTTCGACATGACGACTTCACCCGCCGTTACTGCCGCGCCTGCCGCCGTGGTCGCCGATGCCGCCGCGTACGCCGAGGCGGTCGCGACCGCGACCCGTGCCGCCTCCGCGTACTACGCCACCGGCGAGAGCCCTCTGGACGACGACGCGTACGACCGCCTGGTCCGCGGCATCGCGGCGTACGAGCAGGAGCACCCCGACGAGACGTCACCGGTCTCCCCCGTCGGGAAGGTGGCGGGCGGCGCGGTGTCCGGCGACGTGCCGCACACGGTACCGATGCTCTCCCTGGACAACGTCTTCTCCCCGGAGCAGCTCGTCGCCTGGACCGCTTCCGTGGAGCGCCGCACGGGCCGGCCCGTCACGGTGTGGAGCGTCGAGCCCAAGCTGGACGGCCTCGCCGTCGCCGCCCGGTACGAACAGGGGCGCCTCGCCCGGCTCGTCACCCGGGGCGACGGCACGGCCGGGGAGGACGTGTCGCACGCGATCGGCACCATCGCCGGACTGCCGCAGCGACTGACCGAGCCGGCGACGCTCGAGATCCGCGGCGAAGTGCTCATGACCGACGAGCAGTTCGAGCGGGCGAACGCCGCGCGCACCGGGCACGGTGGCACGCCCTTCGCCAATCCGCGCAACGGCGCGGCGGGCAGCCTGCGCGCCCGGGACCGCGAGTACACGGTCGAGATGACCTTCTTCGGCTACGCGGCACTGGCCCTGCCCGACTCCGGCGCCGAGCTCACGGCCCGGCTCGGCGAGTGGGCGCACAGCGAGGTGATGCGCCATGTGGCGGGGCTGGGTGTGCACACCGCCCACAGCACCCCGGTCGCACCGCGCACCCTGAGCGCGACGGCGGCGATCCAGGAACGCATCGCGGAGATCGCCGCCGCCCGCCCCGGCCTGCCGTTCGGGATCGACGGGATCGTGATCAAGGCGGACCTGGCCGAGGACCAGGCAGCGGCCGGCTCCGGTTCCCGGGCGCCGCGGTGGGCCGTCGCCTACAAGCTCCCCGCTGTGGAGAAGGTCACCACCCTGCTCGGTGTCGAGTGGAACGTGGGCCGCACCGGCATCATCGCCCCGCGCGCCGTGCTCGAGCCGGTCGAGATCGACGGATCGACCGTCACCTACGCCACGCTGCACAACCCCGCCGACATCACCCGCCGGGATCTGCGCACGGGAGACCGGGTGATGGTCTACAAGGCGGGCGACATCATTCCCCGCATCGAGGCCCCCGTCGCTCATCTGCGCACCGGCGCCGAGCAGCCGGTCGTCTTCCCCGAGGTGTGCCCCCAGTGCGGCTCCGGCATCGACACCTCCGAACAGCGCTGGCGATGCGTCCGTGGCCGCGACTGCCATGCCGTCGCCTCGGTCTCCTACGCGGCGGGGCGGGACCAGCTCGACATCGAAGGGCTCGGTACCACCCGGGTCGTCCAGCTGGTCGACGCCGGCCTGGTCCGCGACTTCTCCGACCTCTTCGGCCTCACCCGCGAGCAGCTGCTCGGGCTGGACCGGATGGGAGAGACCAGCACCGACAACCTGCTGGCCGCCCTCGACACCGCGAGGACCCGGCCGCTGTCGAGGGTGTTCTGCGCCCTCGGTGTGCGCGGCACCGGCCGCTCCATGTCCCGCCGGATCGCCCGGCACTTCGCCACCATGGAGCACATACGCACGGCCGACGCCGAAGCCCTCCAGCAGGTCGACGGCATCGGCGCGGAGAAGGCCCGTACGGTCGTGGCCGAACTGGCGGAGCTGGCCCCGCTCATCGACCGGCTGACGGCCGCGGGCGTCAACATGACCGAGCCGGGGGCGACATACCGGGGCGCGGTGACCGAGGGCGGCGGCGCCGGTCCCGAAGCGGGCCTGCCCGAAGGGGACCAGGCAAGTCCGGGGGCGCCTGCGCGGACGGACCAGGACGCCGGCCCGCTCCACGGCATGACCGTGGTCGTGACCGGCGCGATGACGGGTGAGCTGGAGAAGCTGAGCCGCAACCAGATGAACGAGCTCATCGAGCGGGCCGGGGGCAAGTCGTCCTCCAGCGTGTCCAAGCGCACCTCGCTCCTGGTCGCCGGGGCGAACGCGGGCTCCAAGAGGGACAAGGCGGAGCAGCTGGGCACCCGGATCGCCGCGCCGGACGAGTTCGCCGCCATGGTGGCCGGCTTCCTCGACACGACGGTGTGA